One window from the genome of Rhodobacteraceae bacterium S2214 encodes:
- a CDS encoding LysR family transcriptional regulator, whose protein sequence is MNWRDIPSLAALKGFEAAARAGSFSAAARELNVTHAAIAQHVRSVEAHLGMSLLNREGRKMVLTDAGAQLANDLGTGFSTIIDGVARIVEDVNTRPLTVTVTPNFAEYWLMPRLCGFWSQHPEITVTVHASNDLIDLRRDGYDMAIRYGEGDYPGLQSQFLVAGDYVVVATPDLLGNRRVDTLADLQDLTWLFSPTLPVYKRWASENGLDVDVCTIREVSSMSMITSAVRAGGGISVVIRAMVEDDIASGRLIVVQEGAAAPNLGYYVVSQDGAETNKVKTFRKWLLSHR, encoded by the coding sequence ATGAACTGGCGTGACATCCCATCGCTTGCAGCCCTAAAGGGTTTCGAAGCCGCCGCGCGTGCGGGATCATTCAGCGCGGCTGCGCGTGAACTGAACGTCACCCATGCCGCCATCGCACAGCACGTCAGATCCGTTGAAGCACACTTGGGCATGTCCCTCCTTAACCGCGAAGGCCGCAAAATGGTCCTGACCGATGCCGGTGCGCAGCTCGCCAATGATCTGGGAACGGGGTTCAGCACAATCATTGATGGGGTGGCCCGCATTGTTGAAGACGTGAATACACGCCCTTTAACCGTCACTGTGACCCCGAACTTTGCGGAATACTGGTTAATGCCGCGGCTCTGTGGTTTCTGGAGCCAGCATCCCGAGATCACGGTCACTGTCCACGCAAGCAATGACCTGATTGATCTGCGCCGCGACGGATACGACATGGCCATTCGCTATGGCGAAGGCGACTATCCGGGCCTTCAATCACAGTTTTTGGTGGCGGGCGACTACGTCGTCGTCGCCACACCTGACCTGTTGGGGAACCGCAGGGTCGATACGTTAGCCGATCTGCAGGATTTGACTTGGCTGTTTAGCCCCACCCTGCCCGTCTATAAGCGCTGGGCGTCCGAAAACGGGTTGGACGTGGATGTCTGCACGATCCGCGAAGTCAGTTCCATGAGCATGATCACATCGGCGGTACGCGCAGGGGGCGGGATTTCGGTGGTGATCCGCGCGATGGTCGAAGACGACATCGCATCAGGTCGGTTGATCGTAGTGCAAGAAGGCGCAGCTGCGCCAAACCTAGGTTACTACGTTGTCAGCCAAGACGGCGCCGAAACCAATAAGGTCAAAACATTCCGCAAATGGTTGCTGTCGCACAGGTAA
- a CDS encoding GNAT family N-acetyltransferase, with amino-acid sequence MTLTARPSQESDLPALAALFNHTVRQGGTTAHEEEWDAPTFKTHYFDDPVMVHTVLKDDQPVGFQAVFALPDNGLSIGSFTDQQNPVRGAGSVMFEATKAAAIAAGYAFINAKIRADNVPGLAYYTKMGFTDHAIDKDVPLADGTPMDRITKRLML; translated from the coding sequence ATGACCCTGACGGCACGCCCATCCCAAGAATCCGATCTTCCTGCTCTCGCCGCGCTGTTTAACCACACGGTCAGACAGGGCGGCACGACAGCACATGAAGAAGAATGGGACGCGCCAACCTTCAAAACTCATTATTTTGATGACCCCGTTATGGTCCACACTGTTCTGAAAGATGACCAACCCGTCGGTTTTCAAGCGGTTTTTGCACTGCCAGACAACGGCTTATCTATCGGCAGCTTTACGGATCAACAAAACCCTGTACGGGGCGCAGGGTCTGTTATGTTTGAGGCGACCAAAGCCGCGGCCATCGCCGCCGGTTACGCGTTTATCAACGCCAAGATCAGGGCCGACAACGTCCCCGGCTTGGCGTACTACACGAAGATGGGCTTTACGGATCACGCAATCGACAAAGACGTGCCGTTAGCAGACGGCACGCCGATGGATCGGATTACAAAGCGACTGATGCTTTAA
- a CDS encoding HD family hydrolase — MKQPRAWQRMLSGRRLDLLDPTPVDIEVEDIAHGLAFVARWNGQTAGDHAYSVAEHSLLVTDLFCRMQPKAPAKWQLAALLHDAPEYVIGDMISPVKNAVGPGYEALDERLAAAIHIRFGLPAKIPATVKKQIKKADKVSAWMEATQIAGFTVAEADKFFGKVDQTLMSGLTITLRPAPDVRADFTTKHAQLLGQL; from the coding sequence ATGAAACAACCACGTGCGTGGCAACGGATGCTATCAGGCCGCAGGTTAGATCTGCTTGATCCAACGCCCGTTGATATCGAAGTCGAAGATATTGCGCATGGCCTTGCTTTTGTGGCGCGTTGGAATGGCCAAACAGCGGGCGATCACGCGTATTCGGTCGCCGAACATTCGCTTTTGGTCACGGACCTGTTCTGCCGCATGCAACCCAAAGCCCCTGCAAAATGGCAATTGGCCGCGTTGCTACATGACGCGCCTGAATATGTGATTGGCGACATGATCAGCCCCGTGAAAAACGCGGTCGGTCCGGGATATGAGGCGCTAGACGAACGGTTGGCCGCAGCCATTCACATCCGGTTCGGTTTGCCTGCAAAAATACCAGCAACCGTGAAGAAACAGATCAAAAAAGCGGACAAAGTCAGTGCATGGATGGAAGCCACGCAGATTGCAGGCTTTACTGTTGCAGAAGCGGACAAGTTTTTCGGTAAGGTAGACCAAACGCTGATGAGCGGGTTGACCATTACACTACGCCCAGCGCCCGACGTGCGGGCGGATTTCACAACAAAACATGCACAACTCTTAGGCCAATTATGA